ACAGGCTTGGGTACGCTTGCGGGGCAGTTACTTGGCGATAAGGTGCAGGGTGTCTCGATCGAGGTCGAAGGCGCGGCGGCCGAGCTCGACCAAAAGCCAATCACAGCCGCTGTTCTTTCGGGCCTGATGCGCGCTTATTCGAGCACCGTCAACATGGTCAACGCGCCGTTCCTCGCCAAGGATCGCGGGCTCGATGTCCGCGAGGTACGCCATGACCGCGAAGGCGATTATCACACGCTGGTGCGTGTCAGCGTAACTACGGACGAAGGCGTCAAATCGGTCGCAGGCACATTGTTTGGCAATGGCCGCCCGCGTCTGGTGGAGATTTTCGGTGTGACGGTAGAGGCCGATCTGACCGGTGATATGCTCTATATCGTCAACCGCGATGAACCGGGCTTTATCGGACGGCTGGGGACCACATTGGGCGAGGCTAATGTCAATATCGGCACCTTCCACCTCGGCCGCCGCGATGCCGCGCCGGGTGGCGATGCCGCGCTGTTGCTCTCCATCGATAATCGCGTTGAAGAGCCGGTGCTGTGGAATGTCTGCCAGATTCCGGGCGTGAAAGAGGTCAAAGCGCTAAGCTTTGGGTGATGGTGAGTTCATAGCCCTCTCCCCTTCAGGGGAGAGGGTTGGGAGAGGGGGCTACCCATTTGGCACTGCTCAAGTGGATATCCCCCACCCCGCTGCGACTAACCGCCTTCGCTAAAGCTACGGCGCTAAGTCTCACTGCCCCTCCCCTAAAGGAGGAGGGGAGACAGGTTTTGCCGATTGCTTTTATCGACCGGAGAAAGCTAAGGACCATCACATGAATCCCGATCTACTCCCCGAGGGCCTGCGCGACAGGTTGATGCCCGATGCCGAGGCCGCGGCGCTGTTGACGCAGCGCTATCTCGGTGTGCTGGCCTCGCATGGTTATGAGCGGGTTGCCCCGCCGTTGATGGAATATGAGCGCTCGCTGGCTTTCCGCACCGATGGCTATGCCAAGGACCGGATGGTCCGCGCAGTTGACCCGCAATCGCTGCGCACATTGGCGCTGCGCTCGGATATGACGGTGCAGATCGGGCGCATCGCCACCACCAGACTGGCCGATAAAGCGCGGCCGCTGCGTCTCTCCTATGCCGGACCGGTGATGACGCTGGCTGCCGGGCAGCTTCGCCCCGAGCGTGAGCGATTCCAGATCGGTGCGGAGTTGATCGGGCGCGACACCGTTGCGGCAGCGGTGGAGATTGTCAGCCTCGCTGTGGAAGCACTGAAAGCTGTTGGCCTGACCGGGATTACGGTTGATTTCACCCTGCCTGATCTGGTTCCGACATTAGCCAATAAGGCTTTTCCGCTTGCTGATGAGGCAATGATCGCAGCGGTCGAGCGCGAGCTGGATACCAAGGATGCCGGTGGCTTAGCCGCTATCGGCGCGGACGCCTATATCCCGCTGCTCTATGCCATGGGTCCACTCGACGAGGCGCTGGCCAAGCTGAACGCGATTGACGCCGGTGGCGCGCTGGCGAGCCGGATTGAGGCGCTGCGACAAATTGCCGCGCCGCTTGAGGATGATGTGACGCTGATGCTCGACCCGAGCGAGCGCCATGGCTTTGAATATCAGAGCTGGTTCGGCTTTACCCTTTATGCCGAGGGCTTCCCTTCGGCGGTCGGTCGTGGCGGCACCTATGCCATCCGCTCACAGGCCAATTCGGTCAGCCATGGCGAGGATGAGGTCGCGACTGGCTTCTCGCTCTATCCTGACCCGCTGGTTGCAGCCGGCATCGGCCACGCGCAAGCGAAGCGGATATTCCTGCCTTTGGGCTATGAGCCTGCGGCGGCAGCGACGTTACGCGGGGAGGGATGGCGCACCGTCGCTGCGCTGGATGAAAGCGATGACGCCCGGGCCCTTGGCTGCGCCTATATATTGGGCACGGATGGCCCGGAGAAAATCGCCTAATCCTGGTCTTCGCGCTGTTGCTGCTGCTCCATGCGCGCCAGCAACTCATTCTGGCAGTCCACCGACAGGTCTTCAAAATTCTCCTGTATACAGGCACGGACGCCGTCGCGTCCGCTGCCGCGGCACATTTTCATAATTTCACCGCGACAGTTTTTGGTGATGCCTTGGCCGCCGCCATTGTTCTGCATCGCATGGGCATTGACCGTGGTGAGGGCCAGCATCACCGCCAGCGCTTTGGAAATTTGGGGAAGGGGGTTCATTGTGTCTGTCCTTGTCATCATTGCCATCACAAGGTGTGCGACGCAGGCGCCAAGGTAAAGTCGCAGAGTGTCGCAATTTGTATTGGCTATAAGCTGCAGTTTGAGAAGCCTTACATCCGCTCCAAAAACTGCGAGATCAGGTCATCTGCAATCAGTTGCCCAGTGCCCAGTCGCCGGTTCAGCTCGCCATGATCAGTGTCCGGCACGGCGGCAAGCTGCACAATTGCTTCAGAAGCTTCCAGTGCATCAGCCAGCGCTTCAGACTGCATCCTAGAGCGTCTGCGCTCCTCAACATAAAGGATAAGCCAGTTCTTTGCATTGGGGGCGGCGACATGGGTTATCGGTGACAGGGTCTTCTGCCGCTCTCGGTCACTGCCAAAGGCCTGAACATAAAAGTTCTGCGCCTCTGGTGGCGGGCTCCGCATGATCTCTGGCAGATCATAACCCGCGCCGTCGAGCAGAATAACGCCTTTTATCGCGGCGATATCTTTGCCGAGATATTGTGGATCAGTGGCGATCAGCGCCGCGAGATGCGCCCCGGCGCTATGGCCGATCACTATGATCTGGTCGGGATCGAGATTGAAGTTCTTCGCATTAGCACGCAGTGCGAAAATCGCCTTGCTGATATCCTGCATCTGCTCTTCAACAGTCACTTGCGGCACCAGTTGATAGCCGATGGAGGCAAAGGCATAGCCCTGATCATGGAACCATTGCGGCTTTTGCTGCACCCGGCGACGATCGCCCATCGTCCAGCCGCCGCCATGAATAAAGACCACCGTCGGCAGCCGTCTGTCCGAGCCATCGGCAGGGATATAGAGGTCAATCGTCTGTCTCGGTTCATTGCCATAAGCGATCTGGCTATCGGGCGCGATAAGCTGTGGCGCTGGGCCTTCACGCGCTTCCCATTGCGCTATCCGCTCGCGCAGGTCCTGCTGGCATTCTTCGGAGAGTTGCGCATAGTTTTCCTGCAAACACTGCCGCATCGCCGCTTGGTCCACAGGGCCGCAAAGCCGGAGTATCTCGGCGCGACAGCTATTGTCGCCGCCACGCGCCCGTTCCGAACGCGATTGCATCGCATCGGCACCCACGGCAACCAGTGCCAGCAGTGCGGCCATGGCCATAAAGACAGAATTACGCGTGATGGGAGGTGACCGCATGATTGCTATATAGGCAGATTGCCGGTGCATAGGCACGGATTAAAACAGGCTTTTGTTGCGCTTGTCCGTCCTGATGCCTTGCGCTGTTACAGATAGCAAAAAACCATACTGGACCTTGTCCCTTACGCAGCGTAGGAACGCGCGGTTTGTGGCGTGTGTGCAAAGGATAGCAAATGGCCAATGTGACGGTGATCGGGGCCCAATGGGGCGATGAAGGCAAGGGCAAGATTGTCGACTGGCTGGCCGAGCGCGCCGATGCTGTGGTGCGCTTTCAGGGCGGCCATAATGCCGGGCATACGCTGGTGATTGATGGCACGACTTACAAGCTGTCCTTGCTCCCCTCGGGTATCGTCAGCGGCACCTTGTCGGTCATCGGCAATGGCGTTGTGCTCGACCCCTGGGCGCTGAAAGCCGAGGTCGAAAAGCTGCAAGGGCAGGGGGTAAAAGTTGACCCGGAAACGCTGATCATTGCCGATAACTGCGCATTGATCCTGCCGCTGCACCGCGATCTTGATGCACTGCGCGAGGATGCCAGCGGCAAGGGCAAGATTGGCACCACAAGGCGTGGTATTGGCCCTGCTTATGAGGACAAGGTAGGTCGCCGCGCGATCCGGGTGTGCGATCTGGCGCATCTCGATAAACTGACACCGCAACTGGACCGGCTATGCGCGCATCATGATGCACTGCGTGCCGGGTTTGGCGAACCGCCAGTGGACCGCGAGGCGCTGCTCGAAGAATTGCGCGGCATTGCCGATTTTGTGTTGGCCTTTGCCTATCCGGCATGGCGCAAACTCAAAAAAGTGCGCAAGGCGGGGGCGCGGATATTGTTTGAAGGCGCGCAAGGGGTTTTGCTCGATGTCGATCACGGCACCTATCCCTTTGTCACCTCGTCCAACACCATTTCGGGCACCGCGGCAGGCGGTTCCGGCCTTGGTCCTAAAGCAACCGGTTTCGTTCTGGGTATCGTCAAAGCCTATACCACCCGCGTCGGCTCAGGGCCTTTCCCGACCGAGCTGGATGACGCCGATGGTCAACGCCTTGGAGAGCGCGGTCATGAATTCGGTACCGTCACTGGACGACAGCGCCGTTGCGGCTGGTTTGATGCAGTTCTGGTGCGCCAGAGCTGCGCGGTATCGGGCGTCACCGGCATTGCGCTGACCAAGGTCGATGTGCTGGACGGCTTTGATACGATCCGCATCTGCACCGGCTATCGTCTTGATGGCAAGGTGCTCGACTATCTCCCCGCCCATGCCGCCGATCAGGCGCGGGTCGAACCGATTTATGAGGAAATGGAGGGCTGGCAGGAAACGACTGCCGGTGCGCGATCCTGGGTCGATCTGCCAGCACAGGCGATCAAATATATCCGCCGTATCGAGGAGCTGATCGAATGCCCGGTGGCGCTGGTGTCGACCTCGCCCGAGCGTGATGACACGATATTGGTGCGCGATCCGTTTAGTGATTGAAGCAGTGTTCTTTGATACATCTGCTTCACAATAGTAAATAAGCAATTCCCATAAAAAGGCTTGATTTTCTAACGATCAAGGCGTTTCTATTCTTGATATTCAAGAGGCATTAATATCTCGGAAAATGATATTCAGCCGTGATCTTTTGTCAGACAACGCCGCATTTTACAACTTTTTATCAGTAAAATACCATTATAATTCAGATCACTAATGGATTTAGTCCATAGTGGAATAGTTCTGTGCTGACTCCCTTCCTGACTTGCGCGAATTTCGGCTGAAAACTGTGATTTTTACAGTTTTATTGCAGTTTTACTTTTCGCTTATCATGGAACGGATGTCTATAATGCTTAAATCCCCTTTTGCTGCTGAATCCCATACCCCTTTTCATCAGGCTCGCGGTGGTCGCGTCGTCAAGACGGATCGCGGCGCGGGAAGCTATGCGCCAAGCGAGCGACGCCTTCTTGGTGGTATATCAGTGATGGCTCTGGGCATGGCGCTATTTGCCGCTCCGACAGCATTGCCGACATGGATGACCGGTGGCGAAGGTATTGCGCTTGCTGCCGATGAATGCGGGGCGGCCAATCCCGGCGACACGATTGTATGTGATGGTGCGACCTATGATCCGGCGGATGGCGATATTCAGTACCGCCTTGATGGGCTGGATCTTACGCTTGACGGTATTACAATCACCAGCACGGGCCGTAATGAGCAGGGTGCACGCGTGCGCGCTGACCTGGGTAGCGTAAATGATGTCTCGGTTACGTCCAATGGTACGACGATTACGACCGGAGATCCTGCAAATATTGGTCTTTCATCCACAATCGATACCGGGCGCAATTCTGACGGCATTCGCGCAGAACAGCGTGGTACGGGGACAGCGACTGCCGTTGCGGACGCCAGTTCAATAACCACTTATGGCCACAATGCGGTAGGTGTTTACGCATGGCAGCGTAACAACAATCCTGGCAACGCATCGCTTGTTACGGCGGAGCTGACGGGTGGTTCTACAGTCGAGACATCGGGTAGCTTTAGCCACGGCCTTTATGGTCGCACGG
The sequence above is drawn from the Parasphingorhabdus sp. SCSIO 66989 genome and encodes:
- a CDS encoding alpha/beta hydrolase; the protein is MRSPPITRNSVFMAMAALLALVAVGADAMQSRSERARGGDNSCRAEILRLCGPVDQAAMRQCLQENYAQLSEECQQDLRERIAQWEAREGPAPQLIAPDSQIAYGNEPRQTIDLYIPADGSDRRLPTVVFIHGGGWTMGDRRRVQQKPQWFHDQGYAFASIGYQLVPQVTVEEQMQDISKAIFALRANAKNFNLDPDQIIVIGHSAGAHLAALIATDPQYLGKDIAAIKGVILLDGAGYDLPEIMRSPPPEAQNFYVQAFGSDRERQKTLSPITHVAAPNAKNWLILYVEERRRSRMQSEALADALEASEAIVQLAAVPDTDHGELNRRLGTGQLIADDLISQFLERM
- a CDS encoding adenylosuccinate synthase translates to MANVTVIGAQWGDEGKGKIVDWLAERADAVVRFQGGHNAGHTLVIDGTTYKLSLLPSGIVSGTLSVIGNGVVLDPWALKAEVEKLQGQGVKVDPETLIIADNCALILPLHRDLDALREDASGKGKIGTTRRGIGPAYEDKVGRRAIRVCDLAHLDKLTPQLDRLCAHHDALRAGFGEPPVDREALLEELRGIADFVLAFAYPAWRKLKKVRKAGARILFEGAQGVLLDVDHGTYPFVTSSNTISGTAAGGSGLGPKATGFVLGIVKAYTTRVGSGPFPTELDDADGQRLGERGHEFGTVTGRQRRCGWFDAVLVRQSCAVSGVTGIALTKVDVLDGFDTIRICTGYRLDGKVLDYLPAHAADQARVEPIYEEMEGWQETTAGARSWVDLPAQAIKYIRRIEELIECPVALVSTSPERDDTILVRDPFSD
- a CDS encoding ATP phosphoribosyltransferase regulatory subunit, whose translation is MNPDLLPEGLRDRLMPDAEAAALLTQRYLGVLASHGYERVAPPLMEYERSLAFRTDGYAKDRMVRAVDPQSLRTLALRSDMTVQIGRIATTRLADKARPLRLSYAGPVMTLAAGQLRPERERFQIGAELIGRDTVAAAVEIVSLAVEALKAVGLTGITVDFTLPDLVPTLANKAFPLADEAMIAAVERELDTKDAGGLAAIGADAYIPLLYAMGPLDEALAKLNAIDAGGALASRIEALRQIAAPLEDDVTLMLDPSERHGFEYQSWFGFTLYAEGFPSAVGRGGTYAIRSQANSVSHGEDEVATGFSLYPDPLVAAGIGHAQAKRIFLPLGYEPAAAATLRGEGWRTVAALDESDDARALGCAYILGTDGPEKIA